The Streptomyces europaeiscabiei genome window below encodes:
- a CDS encoding ATP-binding cassette domain-containing protein: protein MSDGNGAGSGDGYAVRAEGLEKRYGEKRALDGFDLTVREGAVHGLLGPNGAGKTTAVRILSTLLRLDGGRATVAGLDVARHPREVRARIGLTGQYAAVDEVLTGRQNLEMFGRLFHLGGKRARLRATELLDRFDLADAADKGVGKYSGGMRRRLDLAASMILAPAVLFLDEPTTGLDPRSRNEVWESVRALVAGGTTVLLTTQYLEEADKLASHITVIDQGRAIADDTPDGLKSTVGGDRIEVVVAERADIPRAVKVVARVSDGEPESDETELRVHAPVTDRVSALTEVARTLQDEGVRVEDIGLRRPSLDDVFLRLTGHRVEKNDQIETEKGAAA from the coding sequence ATGAGCGACGGAAACGGCGCCGGGAGCGGCGACGGATACGCGGTACGGGCGGAGGGCCTGGAGAAGAGGTACGGGGAGAAGCGCGCGCTCGACGGCTTCGACCTCACCGTCCGCGAGGGCGCGGTGCACGGCCTGCTCGGCCCGAACGGCGCGGGCAAGACCACCGCCGTACGCATCCTCTCCACGCTGCTGCGCCTGGACGGCGGCCGGGCCACGGTGGCCGGCCTCGACGTGGCGCGGCACCCGCGCGAGGTGCGGGCCAGGATCGGCCTCACGGGCCAGTACGCGGCTGTGGACGAGGTGTTGACCGGCCGTCAGAACCTGGAGATGTTCGGCCGGCTGTTCCACCTGGGCGGGAAGCGGGCCAGGCTGCGGGCGACCGAGCTGCTCGACCGGTTCGACCTCGCCGACGCCGCCGACAAGGGCGTCGGCAAGTACAGCGGTGGTATGCGGCGGCGGCTCGACCTCGCCGCGTCGATGATCCTCGCCCCGGCCGTCCTCTTCCTGGACGAGCCGACGACCGGCCTCGACCCGCGCAGCCGGAACGAGGTCTGGGAATCGGTCAGGGCGTTGGTGGCGGGCGGCACGACCGTGCTGCTCACCACGCAGTATCTGGAGGAGGCCGACAAGCTCGCCTCGCACATCACCGTGATCGACCAGGGGCGGGCCATCGCCGACGACACCCCGGACGGGCTGAAGAGCACGGTCGGCGGCGACCGCATCGAGGTCGTCGTCGCCGAGCGCGCCGACATCCCGCGCGCGGTCAAGGTCGTCGCCCGCGTCTCGGACGGCGAGCCGGAGTCGGACGAGACGGAGCTGCGCGTCCACGCGCCGGTGACCGACCGCGTCTCGGCTCTCACCGAGGTGGCCCGCACCCTCCAGGACGAGGGTGTACGGGTCGAGGACATCGGTCTGCGCAGGCCGAGCCTGGACGACGTGTTCCTGCGCCTGACGGGCCACCGCGTGGAGAAGAACGACCAGATCGAGACGGAGAAGGGGGCTGCCGCATGA
- a CDS encoding TetR/AcrR family transcriptional regulator: MTRGTGGTGVGTETSGSGDIVRTLQLLWDTGPRPSRGPKPGLTLDRIVEAAVRIADAEGLDAVSMRRVATELGTGAMSLYRYIPGKAELLDLMLDRVQRPSENTADLGDGGWRSALEALGRATLALYQRHPWLLQVNQSRPILGPSALDGMEKVLSRIKSMGLTDPELVSVIIAVDGYVVGAARTQLYAQEAEHRTGLTDTEFWQAQAPVLEELMLSGRYPLLAGLSADAFGTDFDHFGFGLQRILDGLEVLVARRTGSGDGNGEA, translated from the coding sequence ATGACAAGGGGCACGGGCGGTACCGGCGTCGGTACGGAGACCAGCGGCAGCGGCGACATCGTCCGCACCCTCCAACTGCTCTGGGACACCGGCCCGCGCCCCAGCCGCGGCCCCAAGCCGGGACTCACCCTGGACCGCATCGTGGAGGCGGCCGTGCGGATCGCCGACGCGGAGGGCCTGGACGCCGTCTCCATGCGCCGGGTCGCCACGGAACTCGGCACCGGCGCCATGTCCCTGTACCGCTACATCCCCGGCAAGGCCGAACTGCTGGACCTGATGCTCGACCGCGTCCAGCGCCCCTCGGAGAACACCGCCGACCTCGGCGACGGCGGCTGGCGCTCCGCCCTGGAGGCCCTGGGCCGGGCGACCCTGGCCCTCTACCAGCGCCACCCCTGGCTGCTCCAGGTCAACCAGTCCCGCCCGATCCTCGGCCCCAGCGCCCTGGACGGCATGGAGAAGGTCCTCTCCCGCATCAAGTCCATGGGGCTGACCGACCCCGAGCTGGTCTCCGTGATCATCGCGGTCGACGGCTATGTCGTCGGCGCCGCCCGCACCCAGCTCTACGCGCAGGAGGCGGAACACCGGACCGGCCTGACCGACACGGAGTTCTGGCAGGCCCAGGCACCCGTCCTCGAAGAGCTCATGCTCTCCGGCCGCTACCCGCTCCTCGCGGGCCTCTCCGCCGACGCCTTCGGTACGGACTTCGACCACTTCGGCTTCGGGTTGCAGCGCATCCTGGACGGACTGGAGGTGCTCGTCGCGCGGCGGACAGGAAGCGGGGACGGGAACGGGGAGGCGTGA
- a CDS encoding alpha/beta hydrolase: protein MRRSAAVLCGATVVLAGSLTAAPANASGSPSANTVQAAAAKVAWKKCATEDSPTLQCASVKVPLNYAKPGGKKITLALSRVPHTSKTYQGPLLVNPGGPGGSGTGLAAFVAGSLPKKVAAQYDVIGFDPRGVGASKPALDCKPGYFNPVRPDSVPSTSAIEKANVSRAQSFAKACGTKYKDVLPYINTISAVKDLDSIRKGLGAKKINYFGYSYGTYLGAVYAKMYPQNVRRLVLDSIVDPTGVWYEDNLDQDYAFDKRHKAFTKWVAKYNSTYKLGTDPKKIEAKWYAMRADLAKKPAGGKVGASELEDTFLPGGYYNGYWPFLAEAFAAYVNDKDTAPLVETYENFAAIDSSGDNGYSVYTSVQCRDAAWPRDWKKWTKDNWAVYKKAPFMAWNNAWYNAPCAFWPTKSLKPVNIANSKLPATLLFQATDDAATPYQGGVTVHKLLKNSSLVVEQGGGNHGITLSGNSCLDKYLATYLTNGKVPHGKGTVDATCKKLADPKPFSAQQSAQSTLSTAPGTAATSGATLHGILGFRG, encoded by the coding sequence ATGAGAAGAAGCGCAGCCGTGCTGTGCGGTGCCACCGTTGTCCTGGCCGGGTCGCTCACAGCCGCCCCCGCCAACGCCAGCGGGTCGCCCTCCGCGAACACCGTCCAGGCCGCCGCCGCGAAGGTCGCCTGGAAGAAGTGCGCCACGGAAGACTCCCCGACGCTCCAGTGCGCGTCGGTGAAGGTGCCGCTGAACTACGCGAAGCCGGGCGGGAAGAAGATCACGCTGGCGCTGTCCCGCGTGCCGCACACCTCGAAGACGTACCAGGGCCCGCTGCTGGTCAACCCGGGCGGCCCCGGCGGCAGCGGTACGGGTCTGGCCGCGTTCGTCGCGGGCTCGCTGCCGAAGAAGGTGGCGGCGCAGTACGACGTCATCGGGTTCGACCCGCGCGGAGTGGGCGCCAGCAAGCCGGCCCTGGACTGCAAGCCGGGCTACTTCAACCCGGTGCGCCCGGACTCCGTGCCCAGCACGTCCGCGATCGAGAAGGCCAACGTCTCGCGCGCCCAGTCCTTCGCCAAGGCCTGCGGCACGAAGTACAAGGACGTCCTGCCGTACATCAACACGATCAGTGCCGTGAAGGACCTGGACTCGATCCGTAAGGGACTCGGCGCGAAGAAGATCAACTACTTCGGCTACTCGTACGGCACCTACCTCGGCGCGGTCTACGCCAAGATGTACCCGCAGAACGTGCGGCGCCTGGTGCTGGACTCGATCGTCGACCCGACGGGTGTCTGGTACGAGGACAACCTCGACCAGGACTACGCCTTCGACAAGCGCCACAAGGCGTTCACGAAGTGGGTCGCCAAGTACAACTCCACCTACAAGCTCGGCACCGATCCGAAGAAGATCGAGGCCAAGTGGTACGCCATGCGGGCGGACCTCGCCAAGAAGCCCGCGGGCGGCAAGGTGGGCGCCTCCGAGCTGGAGGACACCTTCCTCCCGGGCGGCTACTACAACGGCTACTGGCCCTTCCTGGCCGAGGCGTTCGCGGCGTACGTGAACGACAAGGACACCGCCCCGCTGGTCGAGACGTACGAGAACTTCGCCGCCATCGACTCCTCCGGCGACAACGGCTACAGCGTCTACACCTCGGTGCAGTGCCGTGACGCGGCCTGGCCGCGCGACTGGAAGAAGTGGACCAAGGACAACTGGGCGGTCTACAAGAAGGCGCCGTTCATGGCGTGGAACAACGCCTGGTACAACGCGCCGTGCGCGTTCTGGCCGACCAAGTCGCTGAAGCCGGTGAACATCGCCAACTCCAAGCTCCCGGCGACGCTGCTGTTCCAGGCGACGGACGACGCGGCCACCCCGTACCAGGGCGGTGTCACCGTCCACAAGCTGCTCAAGAACTCCAGCCTGGTCGTCGAGCAGGGCGGCGGCAACCACGGCATCACGCTGAGCGGCAACAGCTGCCTCGACAAGTACCTGGCCACGTACCTCACCAACGGCAAGGTGCCGCACGGCAAGGGCACGGTCGACGCCACCTGCAAGAAGCTGGCCGACCCGAAGCCGTTCTCCGCGCAGCAGTCGGCCCAGTCGACGCTGAGCACGGCACCGGGAACCGCCGCGACGAGCGGTGCGACCCTGCACGGCATACTCGGCTTCCGCGGCTGA
- a CDS encoding GDSL-type esterase/lipase family protein — MLRFMPVGDSMTIGSAGEHTWRYRLWQHLRTTHDGPFKIVGPRETLYDKAVDAPTSYEYADTDPRFPRAHLAGWGEGWLHMAPLIADAIRGHKANVLLVSLGLIDLGFYTNAEQTAENTRRFVEAAREANPHVRMVLLPVTPNVRAESDAPFAAQVSRFNELLAKTAADLDEPRSPLLLASPPPSYDIHWDTYDGTHPNASGEHKIAATFANAMHEAWGLGGPYEEA, encoded by the coding sequence ATGCTCAGGTTCATGCCCGTAGGCGACTCCATGACGATCGGGAGCGCGGGCGAACACACATGGCGCTACCGGCTCTGGCAGCACCTGCGCACGACGCACGACGGCCCCTTCAAGATCGTCGGTCCGCGCGAGACGCTCTACGACAAGGCGGTCGACGCCCCGACGTCGTACGAGTACGCCGACACCGACCCGCGTTTCCCGCGCGCCCATCTCGCGGGCTGGGGCGAGGGCTGGCTCCATATGGCCCCGCTGATCGCCGACGCGATCCGCGGCCACAAGGCCAACGTCCTTCTCGTCTCCCTCGGCCTCATCGACCTGGGCTTCTACACCAACGCCGAGCAGACCGCCGAGAACACCCGCCGCTTCGTCGAGGCCGCCCGCGAGGCGAACCCGCACGTCCGCATGGTCCTCCTCCCGGTCACCCCGAACGTCCGCGCCGAGTCCGACGCCCCCTTCGCCGCCCAGGTCTCCCGCTTCAACGAACTCCTCGCCAAGACGGCCGCCGACCTCGACGAACCCCGCTCCCCCCTCCTGCTGGCCTCCCCGCCCCCGTCGTACGACATCCACTGGGACACCTACGACGGCACCCACCCGAACGCCTCCGGCGAACACAAGATCGCGGCGACATTCGCGAACGCGATGCACGAGGCGTGGGGCCTGGGGGGACCGTACGAGGAGGCGTGA
- a CDS encoding ABC transporter permease, whose product MTAVDLGAPSAHGRTYWLLADVWNIVRRGLTHYRRQPVNIAWQLGFPILSVLLYGYVFGSAMQVPGGGDYRDFLMPGMFVMTMAFGFINTATLVVYDSTKGVIDRFRSMPMAPSAVVAGRGVTDLLGACAELAIMMLTAVAMGWRPDGGLGFLAAFGLLLWLRFALIWIGVWLGLLVPNPEAAGGLFAVAFPLTMISSIFVAPQLMPDWLGWIAAWNPISSTAAATRELFGTPVGGGDSWIEQNALLMAGVWPLVLTLVFLPLAVRRFKKLSR is encoded by the coding sequence ATGACCGCCGTCGACCTGGGCGCGCCGAGTGCGCACGGCCGTACGTACTGGCTGCTAGCCGACGTCTGGAACATCGTCCGCCGCGGCCTCACCCACTACCGGCGCCAGCCGGTCAACATCGCCTGGCAGCTGGGTTTTCCCATCCTGTCCGTGCTGTTGTACGGCTATGTCTTCGGCAGCGCCATGCAGGTGCCCGGCGGCGGGGACTACCGGGACTTCCTGATGCCGGGCATGTTCGTGATGACGATGGCCTTCGGGTTCATCAACACGGCGACCCTGGTGGTCTACGACTCCACCAAGGGGGTCATCGACCGCTTCCGCTCCATGCCCATGGCCCCGTCCGCGGTGGTCGCCGGGCGCGGGGTGACCGATCTGCTGGGTGCCTGCGCGGAGCTGGCCATCATGATGCTGACGGCGGTCGCGATGGGCTGGCGCCCCGACGGGGGCCTCGGTTTCCTGGCCGCGTTCGGGCTGCTCCTCTGGCTGCGCTTCGCGCTGATCTGGATCGGCGTCTGGCTGGGCCTGCTGGTTCCCAACCCGGAGGCGGCGGGCGGCCTCTTCGCGGTCGCCTTCCCGCTGACCATGATCTCCAGCATCTTCGTCGCCCCGCAGCTCATGCCCGACTGGCTGGGCTGGATCGCCGCCTGGAACCCGATCTCCTCCACGGCCGCGGCGACCCGCGAGCTGTTCGGGACGCCGGTCGGCGGCGGTGACTCCTGGATCGAGCAGAACGCGCTGCTGATGGCCGGGGTGTGGCCGCTGGTGCTGACGCTGGTGTTCCTGCCGTTGGCGGTGCGTCGCTTCAAGAAGCTGAGCCGCTGA
- a CDS encoding cytochrome P450, giving the protein MPAPLPVSLFGARFRGEPAALYRELRREHGEVAPVLLDGGVPAWLVLGYRELHQVTSDPELFSRDSGLWNQWPNIPADWPLLPVISPEQPSVLGTVGERHRQRVALIEEALEAVEPIELRGHVERFADELIDVVCGVGAADLVGQFAALLPVRVLAFLFGFREEHGPGLVVALNDILDGQDRAMAAEGYLRTAMARLVAERLHQPGDDVVSRLLANARAYEVTVEEVTHDVMVMLAVGHQPTADWIGNSLHLMLTDDRFAASLFGGRSSVAEAMNEVLWEDAPIQNAAGRWTTRDTRLGGRVLRAGDLVVLGLQGANSDPRVRIHGSALTGGNNAHFSFGHGDHRCPFPAQETAEVIARTGIEVVLDRLPDMDLAVPAKSLTRRASPWLRGLVELPVRFTPGPARGA; this is encoded by the coding sequence ATGCCCGCGCCTCTGCCCGTATCCCTCTTCGGTGCGCGTTTCCGTGGTGAACCCGCCGCGCTGTATCGGGAGTTGCGGCGGGAACACGGCGAGGTGGCGCCCGTGCTGCTCGACGGGGGCGTACCGGCGTGGCTGGTGCTCGGCTATCGCGAGCTGCACCAGGTCACGAGCGATCCGGAGCTGTTCAGCCGGGACTCCGGGCTGTGGAACCAGTGGCCGAACATCCCGGCCGACTGGCCGTTGCTCCCCGTGATCAGCCCGGAGCAGCCCTCGGTCCTCGGCACGGTCGGCGAGCGGCACCGGCAGCGCGTCGCGCTGATCGAGGAGGCGCTGGAGGCGGTCGAGCCGATCGAACTGCGCGGCCACGTCGAGCGGTTCGCCGACGAGTTGATCGACGTGGTGTGCGGGGTGGGTGCGGCCGATCTGGTGGGGCAGTTCGCGGCGCTGCTGCCCGTGCGGGTGCTGGCGTTCCTCTTCGGCTTCCGGGAGGAGCACGGTCCCGGGCTGGTGGTGGCGCTGAACGACATCCTCGACGGCCAGGACCGGGCGATGGCGGCCGAGGGGTATCTGCGGACGGCGATGGCCCGGCTGGTGGCGGAGCGCCTGCACCAGCCCGGGGACGACGTGGTGTCCCGGCTGCTCGCGAACGCGCGCGCGTACGAGGTCACGGTCGAGGAGGTCACCCACGACGTGATGGTGATGCTGGCGGTGGGCCACCAGCCGACCGCCGACTGGATCGGCAACTCCCTCCACCTGATGCTGACGGACGACCGTTTCGCGGCCTCGCTCTTCGGCGGGCGCAGCAGTGTGGCCGAGGCCATGAACGAGGTGCTGTGGGAGGACGCGCCCATCCAGAACGCCGCCGGCCGCTGGACCACTCGCGACACCCGCCTCGGCGGCCGGGTGCTCCGCGCGGGCGACCTGGTCGTCCTCGGCCTCCAGGGCGCCAACTCCGACCCCCGCGTCCGTATCCACGGCTCCGCACTCACCGGCGGCAACAACGCCCACTTCTCCTTCGGTCACGGCGACCACCGCTGCCCCTTCCCGGCCCAGGAGACGGCCGAGGTCATCGCCCGAACGGGTATAGAAGTCGTCCTGGACCGACTCCCGGACATGGACCTCGCGGTCCCGGCCAAGTCCCTGACGCGCCGGGCCTCGCCCTGGCTGCGGGGGCTGGTGGAGCTGCCGGTGCGGTTCACACCGGGGCCGGCCCGCGGGGCTTGA
- the serC gene encoding phosphoserine transaminase, with amino-acid sequence MADIQIPADIKPADGRFGAGPSKVRTEALDALAATGTSLLGTSHRQAPVKNLVGQVRAGISELFSLPEGYEVVLGNGGSTAFWDIATHGLIENKSQHLTFGEFSSKFAKAAKLAPWLAEPTVVSSDPGTHPEPVAEAGVDVYAFTHNETSTGVAAPLNRVAGADEGSLVLVDATSGAGGLPVDIAETDVYYFAPQKSFASDGGLWIGVFSPAAIERAERIHASGRHIPEFFSLPTAIDNSRKNQTYNTPALATLFLLNQQLEWINGQGGLSWSTARTKDSSTRLYTWAEESKYASPFVADAAKRSQVIGTIDFADEIDAAAVAKVLRANGVVDTEPYRKLGRNQLRVAMFPAIAPADVEALTKCVDYVIEKL; translated from the coding sequence GTGGCTGATATCCAGATCCCCGCTGACATCAAGCCCGCCGACGGACGTTTCGGCGCGGGCCCCTCCAAGGTGCGGACGGAGGCGCTGGACGCGCTGGCCGCCACCGGTACCTCCCTGCTCGGCACGTCCCACCGCCAGGCCCCGGTGAAGAACCTGGTCGGCCAGGTCCGCGCGGGCATCAGCGAGTTGTTCTCGCTCCCCGAGGGCTACGAGGTCGTCCTCGGCAACGGCGGCTCCACGGCCTTCTGGGACATCGCGACCCACGGCCTGATCGAGAACAAGAGCCAGCACCTGACCTTCGGTGAGTTCAGCTCGAAGTTCGCCAAGGCCGCGAAGCTCGCCCCCTGGCTCGCCGAGCCGACGGTCGTCTCCTCCGACCCCGGCACGCACCCGGAGCCGGTCGCCGAGGCGGGCGTCGACGTCTACGCCTTCACCCACAACGAGACGTCCACCGGTGTCGCCGCCCCGCTGAACCGCGTGGCCGGCGCCGACGAGGGCTCCCTCGTCCTGGTCGACGCCACGTCCGGCGCCGGCGGCCTGCCCGTCGACATCGCCGAGACCGACGTCTACTACTTCGCCCCGCAGAAGTCCTTCGCCTCCGACGGCGGCCTGTGGATCGGTGTCTTCTCCCCGGCGGCCATCGAGCGCGCGGAGCGGATCCACGCGTCCGGCCGCCACATCCCGGAGTTCTTCAGCCTCCCCACGGCGATCGACAACTCCCGCAAGAACCAGACGTACAACACGCCGGCCCTCGCGACCCTCTTCCTGCTGAACCAGCAGCTGGAGTGGATCAACGGCCAGGGCGGTCTGAGCTGGTCCACGGCCCGTACGAAGGACTCCTCGACCCGTCTGTACACCTGGGCGGAGGAGAGCAAGTACGCGAGCCCCTTCGTCGCGGACGCGGCCAAGCGCTCCCAGGTCATCGGCACCATCGACTTCGCCGACGAGATCGACGCGGCCGCCGTCGCCAAGGTCCTGCGCGCCAACGGCGTCGTCGACACCGAGCCCTACCGCAAGCTCGGCCGCAACCAGCTCCGCGTCGCCATGTTCCCGGCGATCGCCCCGGCGGACGTCGAGGCCCTCACGAAGTGCGTCGACTACGTGATCGAGAAGCTCTGA
- the pdxR gene encoding MocR-like pyridoxine biosynthesis transcription factor PdxR: MRETQTNLAGDLLLNLGQPGDGPLHERVKRALRAAIRQGRIEIGTALPPSRQLAADLGCSRWAVTEAYSQLVAEGYLEARTGSATRVRWSNDDDADSRRPATHQAPAVRFDLAPGLPDLRAFPRRRWAEAVRAQVTTMAFTEFGYPPPGGHPRLRRLLAEYLGRSRGVSAAPQDVTVCTSVTDGVRRVCHALRAHGITAVGCEEPGWTRLREVVAAAGLETVPIRTDDGGLRTDDLARYPGLRAVLTTPAHQFPLGTVLVPERRAALLRWARHVDGVVLEDDYDAEFRYDRRPVAAVQGMDPSRVVLFKSLSKILSPALGIGWIVAPPRWTDHLHHTDQAATQPSTLDQLAFAALLESGAYDRHLRACRQRYRRRRDALVHALADQLPAASVSGIAAGLHLILRLPTTVGTAAVVTAAASRSLRVADLTAYHATDHHTDHGLVLGYGNLADSMVNEAVRHLREAIEAIES; encoded by the coding sequence ATGCGGGAAACGCAGACCAATCTGGCCGGGGACCTCCTGCTCAACCTGGGACAGCCCGGCGACGGACCGCTGCACGAGCGGGTGAAACGGGCGTTGCGCGCGGCGATCAGGCAGGGGCGGATCGAGATCGGAACCGCCCTGCCGCCCAGCCGGCAGCTCGCCGCCGATCTCGGCTGTTCACGGTGGGCGGTGACCGAGGCGTACAGCCAGCTCGTCGCCGAGGGCTACCTGGAGGCTCGTACCGGCTCGGCCACGCGGGTGCGTTGGTCGAACGACGACGACGCCGACTCGCGCCGGCCCGCGACGCACCAGGCTCCCGCGGTCCGTTTCGACCTCGCACCGGGCCTGCCGGACCTGCGGGCGTTTCCGCGCCGGCGGTGGGCCGAGGCGGTCCGCGCACAGGTGACGACCATGGCGTTCACGGAGTTCGGCTACCCGCCGCCCGGCGGCCACCCCCGGCTCAGGAGGCTGCTCGCCGAGTATCTGGGCCGTTCCCGAGGTGTCTCCGCGGCCCCGCAGGACGTGACGGTGTGCACGAGCGTGACCGACGGAGTACGCCGTGTCTGCCACGCCCTGCGCGCCCACGGCATCACCGCCGTGGGGTGCGAGGAGCCGGGCTGGACACGGCTGCGTGAAGTGGTCGCCGCCGCGGGCCTGGAGACGGTGCCCATCCGCACGGACGACGGCGGCCTGCGCACCGACGACCTCGCCCGGTACCCGGGCCTCCGGGCCGTGCTGACGACGCCGGCGCACCAGTTCCCGCTGGGCACCGTGCTCGTCCCCGAGCGCCGCGCCGCCCTGTTGCGCTGGGCGCGCCACGTGGACGGCGTCGTCCTGGAGGACGACTACGACGCGGAGTTCCGCTACGACCGGCGTCCGGTGGCGGCCGTTCAGGGCATGGACCCGTCCCGGGTCGTCCTGTTCAAGTCGCTCAGCAAGATCCTGTCCCCGGCGCTCGGCATCGGCTGGATCGTTGCTCCACCACGCTGGACCGATCACCTGCACCACACCGACCAGGCGGCGACCCAGCCCTCGACCCTCGACCAACTCGCCTTCGCAGCACTGCTGGAGTCGGGCGCCTACGACCGCCACCTCCGCGCCTGCCGGCAGCGGTACCGCCGCCGACGCGACGCCCTCGTCCACGCCCTCGCCGACCAGCTGCCCGCCGCCTCGGTCTCCGGCATCGCCGCCGGTCTCCACCTCATCCTCCGGCTGCCCACGACCGTGGGCACCGCGGCCGTCGTCACCGCCGCGGCTTCCCGTTCCCTGCGCGTCGCCGACCTGACCGCCTACCACGCAACCGATCACCACACCGACCACGGCCTCGTCCTCGGGTACGGCAACCTCGCCGACAGCATGGTGAACGAAGCGGTCCGCCATCTCCGCGAGGCGATCGAGGCGATCGAGTCCTGA
- a CDS encoding cellulase family glycosylhydrolase, translating into MFRSLRRTLGTLCAAAAVLALPLAGGAHPVAAATAAEAGVADVAAAEAGAGYWRTSGRQILDASGQSVRIAGINWFGFETANHVPHGLWSRDYKSMIDQMKSLGYNTIRMPYSDDILKPGTMPDSVNHSDGKNADLQGLTSLQVLDRIVAYAGQTGLKIILDRHRPDAAGQSALWYTSAVPETTWITNLKALATRYKGNPTVVGIDLHNEPHDPACWGCGDTARDWRLAAQRAGNAVLSVNPELLILVEGVQTFNGVSGWWGGNLMGVAQYPVQLDVANRVVYSAHDYATSVAQQSWFSDPSFPANMPGIWDKYWGYIFKQNIAPVWVGEFGTTLQSTIDQRWLAALVTYLRSTATHGSDSFHWTFWSWNPNSGDTGGILKDDWQTVDTVKDGYLTSIKAPGFPPGGTDPGDPGDPGDPGGGTAACSAAYTVSSDWGSGFNADVKVTNTGTTAITSWKVTWTWPGSQRVANMWNASYTQSGATVTATNAAHNGAVAAGGSASFGFGGAPGGGGVPSVSCAAG; encoded by the coding sequence ATGTTCCGCAGCTTACGGAGAACCCTGGGCACCCTGTGTGCGGCCGCCGCCGTGCTCGCGCTGCCCCTGGCCGGCGGTGCGCACCCGGTGGCCGCCGCCACGGCGGCGGAGGCCGGCGTGGCCGACGTCGCCGCGGCGGAGGCCGGCGCCGGCTACTGGCGCACCAGCGGCCGTCAGATCCTGGACGCGTCCGGCCAGTCGGTCCGCATCGCCGGCATCAACTGGTTCGGCTTCGAGACCGCCAACCACGTCCCCCACGGGCTCTGGTCCCGCGACTACAAGAGCATGATCGACCAGATGAAGTCGCTGGGCTACAACACCATCCGGATGCCCTACAGCGACGACATCCTCAAGCCCGGCACCATGCCCGACAGCGTGAACCACTCCGACGGCAAGAACGCCGACCTCCAGGGCCTGACGTCCCTCCAGGTCCTGGACAGGATCGTCGCGTACGCCGGTCAGACCGGCCTGAAGATCATCCTCGACCGGCATCGCCCGGACGCGGCGGGCCAGTCGGCGCTCTGGTACACGTCGGCCGTCCCCGAGACGACGTGGATCACCAACCTGAAGGCGCTGGCCACGCGCTACAAGGGCAACCCGACGGTCGTCGGCATCGACCTCCACAACGAGCCCCACGACCCCGCCTGCTGGGGTTGCGGCGACACGGCCAGGGACTGGCGGCTGGCCGCCCAGCGCGCCGGCAACGCGGTCCTGTCCGTCAACCCCGAGTTGCTGATCCTCGTCGAGGGCGTCCAGACGTTCAACGGCGTCTCGGGCTGGTGGGGCGGCAACCTGATGGGCGTGGCCCAGTACCCGGTGCAGCTGGACGTGGCGAATCGGGTGGTGTACTCGGCCCACGACTACGCCACGAGCGTGGCCCAGCAGAGCTGGTTCAGCGACCCGTCCTTCCCGGCCAACATGCCCGGCATCTGGGACAAGTACTGGGGTTACATCTTCAAGCAGAACATCGCGCCGGTGTGGGTCGGTGAGTTCGGTACGACGCTCCAGTCCACGATCGACCAGCGATGGCTGGCCGCCCTGGTCACGTACCTGCGCTCGACCGCCACCCACGGCTCGGACTCCTTCCACTGGACCTTCTGGTCGTGGAACCCCAACTCCGGTGACACCGGCGGCATCCTGAAGGACGACTGGCAGACGGTGGACACCGTCAAGGACGGCTACCTGACCAGCATCAAGGCCCCGGGCTTCCCGCCCGGCGGCACCGACCCCGGCGACCCGGGAGATCCGGGCGATCCCGGCGGCGGTACGGCCGCCTGCAGCGCCGCCTACACCGTCAGCAGCGACTGGGGCAGCGGCTTCAACGCCGACGTGAAGGTCACCAACACCGGCACCACCGCCATCACCTCCTGGAAGGTCACCTGGACCTGGCCCGGCTCCCAGCGGGTCGCGAACATGTGGAACGCGTCGTACACGCAGAGCGGGGCGACGGTCACCGCGACCAACGCGGCGCACAACGGGGCCGTGGCCGCGGGCGGTTCGGCGAGCTTCGGCTTCGGCGGCGCGCCCGGGGGCGGGGGTGTGCCGAGTGTGAGCTGCGCGGCGGGGTGA